The following coding sequences lie in one Verrucomicrobiales bacterium genomic window:
- a CDS encoding DoxX family protein encodes MNVVLILFSALSFLAYGSACFVSSQMRREFERYHLGSQRKLVGGLQVLAGMGLLAGLSYPWMGQAASAGLALMMMIAVGVRIRIKDTLLQTLPALIYLALNGYLSLGAFWSETCLRAP; translated from the coding sequence TTGAATGTAGTCTTGATCCTGTTCTCCGCCCTGTCATTCCTCGCTTATGGGTCGGCGTGCTTCGTGTCCTCACAGATGAGACGAGAGTTCGAACGTTACCACCTCGGATCGCAACGAAAACTGGTGGGTGGGTTGCAGGTCTTGGCGGGGATGGGGTTGTTGGCGGGACTGAGCTATCCGTGGATGGGACAAGCGGCTTCAGCTGGGCTCGCGCTGATGATGATGATCGCAGTCGGCGTCCGCATCAGAATCAAAGACACTCTACTCCAGACCTTACCAGCGCTGATTTACCTGGCGCTGAACGGTTACCTGAGTTTGGGGGCGTTTTGGTCGGAGACATGTCTCCGCGCTCCATAG
- a CDS encoding DoxX family protein: MHYFLIALQLIVAVGILNVWLLRSRRATPYRGGEAKTLREEFAAYGLPFWFMCLIGALKVCLALALIIAIWVHPLARPAAIGLGLLMLGAFVMHLKVKDPIEKSLPAIGVLAMCTAIALF, translated from the coding sequence GTGCACTATTTCCTCATTGCTCTGCAGTTGATCGTAGCCGTCGGGATCCTCAACGTCTGGCTGCTCCGCTCCCGCAGGGCGACCCCGTATCGTGGGGGCGAGGCTAAGACCCTCCGCGAAGAATTTGCCGCCTATGGGCTGCCGTTCTGGTTCATGTGCCTGATCGGCGCACTCAAGGTGTGCCTTGCGCTCGCCCTCATTATAGCCATTTGGGTTCATCCGCTCGCCCGACCTGCTGCGATCGGCTTGGGATTGTTGATGCTGGGAGCGTTCGTCATGCATCTCAAAGTGAAAGACCCGATCGAAAAGTCGCTCCCAGCCATCGGCGTTCTCGCGATGTGTACCGCCATCGCGCTCTTCTAG
- a CDS encoding NnrS family protein: MSTRPLTQPSSLNSLPLSSSEERPGPKRCPSRDKRLHPNEASSARKWVNGRELCAEPFRLFFPLATLAGVLGVLLWPAMIWGWIQNYPGPSHARLMIHGFFGGFILGFMGTAMPRLVDSRPFNAREVGLLLTGFTGSVIANTLGSNGWGDILFVLGLGSLFFLLRARCHSGKTQLPATFILVAFGFLSAIAGLALQAASRWWETPFQLVLLGKLLSYHAFILLAVMGAGGFLLPRFLGTGVRRKASDEAQAASFRRMDLHAAQVAAFLALLSYGMEALGWPVWAAMVRGACVTAFFCYHIPVERLRWSWSGVHPLLLTGLGCIPVGILAAAWLPGARVGLLHFELMGGFGLITLGVATRVVLGHSGGRSRLERTHPVLLSVLTLVLLGLLSRVSGEFLPHIQISHYLYAAFAWVAGLILWACWVLPGVMRPDPEG; encoded by the coding sequence ATGTCTACGCGTCCGCTCACTCAACCTTCTTCCTTGAACTCGCTGCCTTTGAGCAGCTCGGAGGAACGTCCAGGGCCGAAGCGCTGTCCCAGCCGAGATAAGCGACTGCACCCTAACGAGGCCTCCTCGGCGCGAAAGTGGGTCAATGGGCGGGAGTTGTGTGCGGAGCCTTTCCGGTTGTTTTTCCCGCTGGCTACGCTGGCGGGTGTGCTGGGGGTGTTGCTTTGGCCGGCCATGATTTGGGGTTGGATCCAGAACTATCCCGGTCCCAGCCATGCCCGGTTGATGATCCATGGATTCTTTGGAGGATTCATTTTGGGGTTCATGGGCACCGCCATGCCGCGGTTGGTAGATTCCCGGCCGTTCAATGCACGGGAGGTGGGACTGCTCCTGACTGGGTTCACGGGAAGCGTGATAGCCAACACTCTCGGATCCAATGGATGGGGAGACATCCTCTTCGTCCTGGGCTTGGGGAGCCTGTTCTTCTTGCTACGAGCGCGTTGCCATTCCGGGAAGACCCAACTTCCGGCGACCTTCATTCTCGTCGCTTTCGGTTTTCTTTCAGCGATCGCCGGCTTAGCGTTGCAGGCGGCCTCCCGCTGGTGGGAGACCCCTTTCCAGCTCGTTCTGCTCGGCAAACTTCTGAGCTATCATGCGTTCATCCTCCTCGCCGTGATGGGTGCGGGCGGGTTTTTGCTGCCGCGGTTTCTCGGAACCGGCGTTCGGAGGAAGGCCAGCGACGAGGCGCAAGCGGCGTCCTTTCGTCGGATGGATCTGCACGCCGCGCAGGTGGCAGCGTTCCTTGCCTTGTTGAGCTATGGGATGGAGGCGCTGGGTTGGCCGGTGTGGGCGGCCATGGTTCGGGGAGCCTGTGTCACTGCCTTCTTCTGCTACCACATTCCTGTGGAGCGCTTACGCTGGAGTTGGAGCGGTGTGCATCCGCTGCTTCTCACCGGTCTCGGTTGCATTCCGGTGGGCATTCTCGCCGCCGCTTGGCTGCCCGGAGCCCGTGTCGGGCTGCTTCACTTCGAATTGATGGGAGGATTCGGACTCATCACCTTGGGCGTGGCCACGCGGGTTGTCCTGGGTCATAGCGGAGGACGTAGCCGACTTGAACGGACTCATCCTGTTCTTCTGTCAGTTCTGACTTTGGTCCTGCTGGGGCTGTTGTCGCGGGTGTCAGGAGAGTTCCTACCCCACATTCAGATCAGCCATTATCTCTATGCGGCCTTCGCGTGGGTCGCCGGATTGATCCTTTGGGCGTGCTGGGTGCTGCCGGGGGTCATGCGTCCCGACCCCGAGGGCTGA